In bacterium 336/3, the following proteins share a genomic window:
- a CDS encoding purine nucleoside phosphorylase — MEALLETTKFLESKIQSKPQIGIILGTGLGGLVNHVEISQSIPYGNIPNFPVSTVESHKGKLILGKIKDKEVIIMQGRFHYYEGYSMEQITFPIRVMKMLGVETLFVSNASGGLQSHMEVSDLMIITDHINLLPDNPLRGNPYPKLGPRFPDMSEAYDKALVQKAEEIALREQFHVHKGVYVSVAGPNLETKAEYKYLRIIGGDAVGMSTVPEIIVAKHQGMRCFAISVITDVGFEDKIKQVSLQEIIDAANKAEPAMTKIISELIAWC, encoded by the coding sequence ATGGAAGCACTTTTAGAAACCACTAAATTTTTAGAAAGTAAAATTCAATCAAAGCCTCAGATAGGCATTATTTTAGGTACAGGGCTTGGAGGTTTGGTTAATCATGTAGAAATCTCCCAAAGCATTCCTTATGGAAATATTCCAAATTTTCCTGTTTCAACTGTCGAAAGCCACAAAGGCAAACTTATTTTAGGAAAAATTAAAGATAAAGAAGTAATCATCATGCAAGGACGTTTTCATTATTATGAAGGTTATAGCATGGAACAAATTACTTTTCCTATTCGTGTCATGAAAATGCTGGGTGTAGAAACACTTTTTGTATCTAATGCCTCAGGAGGTTTACAATCTCATATGGAAGTAAGTGATTTAATGATTATTACAGACCATATCAATTTATTGCCTGATAATCCTTTACGTGGAAATCCATATCCCAAATTGGGTCCTCGTTTCCCTGATATGAGTGAGGCATACGACAAAGCATTGGTTCAGAAAGCAGAAGAAATAGCCCTTAGAGAGCAATTTCATGTACATAAAGGAGTCTATGTGAGTGTGGCAGGTCCCAATTTGGAAACAAAAGCAGAATATAAATATTTACGAATTATTGGAGGAGATGCAGTAGGTATGTCCACTGTACCTGAAATTATTGTAGCTAAGCATCAAGGAATGCGTTGTTTTGCTATTTCAGTTATCACAGATGTAGGTTTTGAGGACAAGATCAAGCAAGTTTCTTTACAAGAAATTATTGATGCAGCTAATAAAGCAGAACCTGCTATGACCAAAATAATCAGTGAACTAATCGCTTGGTGTTAA
- a CDS encoding polyphosphate--nucleotide phosphotransferase — protein sequence MLTNEKLIETKKFLVSPNTKVSLKDYSTKYEGKELNKEQAEKLLEEGRKQLAMIQDKLYAHNQYSILIIFQAMDAAGKDGAVKHIMSGFNPLGVQVSSFKAPTANELDHDYFWRHMQALPPRGEIGIHNRSHYENVLVTKVHPEYILGENIPGIDNIKKINKEFWENRYTQIKRFEKNLSENGMIILKFFLHVSKDEQKKRFLERIDDESKNWKFSVSDLKERGYWDDYQKAYAEAISATSTDYAPWFIIPADNKWFTRLTIASIIYKQFEKLELKYPTVSLAQKEALQKAKITLLSEDKKVDTLEKKAVKKVKKTKK from the coding sequence ATGCTTACAAATGAAAAATTAATAGAAACCAAAAAATTTCTTGTTTCTCCAAATACAAAAGTTAGCCTCAAAGATTATTCTACCAAATATGAAGGCAAAGAATTAAACAAAGAACAGGCTGAAAAGTTATTGGAAGAAGGCAGAAAACAGTTAGCAATGATCCAAGACAAGTTGTATGCTCATAATCAATACAGTATTTTGATTATCTTTCAAGCGATGGATGCAGCAGGAAAAGATGGAGCTGTCAAACATATTATGTCAGGTTTTAATCCTTTGGGGGTACAAGTTTCAAGTTTTAAAGCTCCCACAGCCAATGAATTAGACCATGATTATTTTTGGAGACACATGCAAGCACTCCCACCTCGTGGCGAAATAGGCATTCACAATCGTTCTCATTATGAAAATGTTTTGGTCACTAAAGTGCATCCAGAATATATTTTAGGGGAAAATATTCCTGGAATTGATAACATAAAAAAAATCAATAAAGAATTTTGGGAAAATAGATATACACAAATCAAACGTTTTGAAAAAAACTTATCAGAAAATGGGATGATTATTCTCAAATTCTTTTTGCATGTTTCCAAAGATGAGCAGAAAAAACGTTTTTTAGAAAGAATAGATGATGAAAGCAAAAACTGGAAATTTTCTGTATCCGATTTAAAAGAACGTGGTTATTGGGATGATTATCAAAAAGCTTATGCTGAAGCAATTTCTGCTACATCCACAGATTATGCTCCTTGGTTTATTATTCCTGCTGATAACAAATGGTTTACAAGACTCACTATTGCTTCTATTATTTATAAGCAGTTTGAAAAACTTGAGTTAAAATACCCAACTGTTAGCTTGGCTCAGAAAGAGGCTCTACAAAAAGCAAAAATTACACTTTTATCTGAAGACAAAAAAGTTGATACTTTAGAAAAAAAAGCAGTCAAAAAAGTCAAAAAAACGAAGAAATAA
- a CDS encoding arginase, whose translation MRCIRFLEVKSEIGAGTRGASLGVDALKIVGFNKNDSFFSLFPSKEVKVFNESLFEETPYLHAKRINHLLQVQQNVCEEVSQTLVQENFPVILAGDHSTAAGTIAGIKKAFPYKKLGVIWIDAHADLHSPYTSPSGNMHGMPLAMALAEDNLDAQINEIDETTHNYWEQIKNLGIKGAKFDISDLVLIGVRDTEIQEDYFIEKKDIKIYTVEDVRNRGIQTVVREILEEKLAYCDLLYISFDVDSMDSSISIGTGTPVEDGFTVAETQELNALLIADERVCAWEMVEINPILDDKGNVMAEVAFDILKISVQSLQSQENQLLSV comes from the coding sequence ATGAGATGTATAAGATTTTTAGAAGTAAAATCGGAAATTGGAGCTGGCACACGAGGAGCTAGTTTAGGAGTAGATGCTCTCAAAATTGTAGGATTTAATAAAAATGATTCTTTTTTTAGTCTTTTTCCTAGCAAGGAAGTAAAAGTTTTTAATGAAAGTTTATTTGAAGAAACACCCTATTTACACGCCAAACGCATCAATCATCTATTACAAGTCCAGCAAAATGTTTGTGAAGAAGTTTCACAAACCCTCGTTCAAGAAAATTTCCCAGTTATATTAGCTGGTGACCACTCCACAGCAGCAGGTACTATTGCAGGTATCAAGAAAGCTTTTCCTTATAAAAAATTAGGTGTTATTTGGATAGATGCTCATGCAGATTTACATTCACCATATACCTCGCCATCTGGTAATATGCATGGAATGCCATTGGCTATGGCACTTGCAGAAGATAACTTAGATGCTCAAATCAATGAAATTGATGAAACAACACATAATTATTGGGAACAAATTAAAAATCTTGGTATAAAAGGAGCAAAATTTGATATTTCAGATTTAGTATTGATAGGTGTAAGAGATACTGAAATTCAAGAAGATTATTTTATAGAAAAGAAAGATATAAAGATTTATACAGTAGAAGATGTCAGAAATAGAGGTATCCAAACTGTTGTACGTGAAATTTTAGAAGAAAAACTTGCTTATTGCGACTTATTGTATATTTCTTTTGATGTAGATAGCATGGACTCCTCTATCTCTATTGGTACAGGAACACCTGTAGAAGATGGTTTTACAGTAGCAGAAACACAAGAATTAAATGCTCTTCTTATTGCTGATGAACGAGTGTGTGCCTGGGAAATGGTAGAAATAAATCCAATCTTAGACGATAAAGGTAACGTGATGGCAGAAGTAGCATTCGATATATTAAAAATTAGCGTTCAATCTCTTCAAAGTCAAGAAAATCAATTATTAAGTGTATAA
- a CDS encoding decarboxylase — translation MKSYIDLVEQTYEFPTPEFKVKHNELLFNGVPLMDIIKEYGTPLKLTYLPKITEHIQYCKELFANAIKKFKYDGSYTYCYCTKSSHFSFVLEEALKNEIHIETSSAFDLPIIKSLYKKKKFTKKQYVICNGYKRPLYTQYINEMLNDGFKIVPILDNLEEIDAYQVTKADEVEVGIRIAADEEPNFEFYTSRLGVRYSDIIPLYKEKIRDNPKFKLKMLHFFINTGIKDTAYYWSELSRFMYKYCELKKMCPELDTVDIGGGFPIQLSLSFEYNYKYMVEQIIENIQWICQKNNVPVPNLFTEFGSFTVGESGAAIYSIVGRKLQNDKELWYMIDGSFITQLPDAWGINQKFILLPINNWDKPYQKIHLGGLTCDSLDYYSTEANMSEVFLPIADEDDVQYLGFFHTGAYQESVGGYGGVQHCLVPAPKHIIINRDKKGNISTQLFAPEQDSDSMLKLLGYK, via the coding sequence ATGAAAAGCTACATCGATTTAGTTGAACAAACCTACGAATTCCCCACACCAGAGTTCAAAGTAAAACACAATGAACTGTTATTCAATGGAGTACCTCTGATGGATATTATTAAAGAATATGGTACACCTTTGAAACTGACATATTTGCCAAAAATTACTGAACATATTCAGTATTGTAAAGAACTTTTTGCAAATGCAATTAAAAAGTTTAAATATGACGGGTCATACACCTATTGTTATTGTACAAAATCATCACATTTTAGTTTTGTTTTGGAGGAAGCTCTTAAAAATGAAATCCATATAGAAACATCTTCTGCTTTTGATTTGCCTATTATCAAATCTTTGTATAAAAAGAAGAAGTTTACTAAAAAACAATATGTGATTTGCAATGGGTATAAAAGACCTTTATACACACAATACATCAATGAAATGCTCAATGATGGCTTTAAAATAGTTCCAATTCTTGATAATTTAGAAGAAATAGATGCGTATCAAGTTACCAAAGCTGATGAAGTAGAAGTAGGGATTCGTATTGCTGCTGACGAAGAGCCTAATTTTGAATTTTATACATCACGTTTAGGTGTGAGATACAGCGATATAATTCCATTATATAAAGAAAAAATCAGAGATAATCCTAAGTTTAAACTTAAAATGTTACATTTCTTCATTAATACAGGTATCAAAGATACTGCTTATTATTGGAGTGAATTGAGTCGTTTCATGTATAAATATTGCGAACTCAAGAAAATGTGTCCAGAATTGGATACGGTTGATATTGGAGGAGGTTTCCCTATTCAACTTTCTTTGAGTTTTGAATATAACTATAAGTATATGGTGGAGCAGATTATTGAGAATATTCAATGGATTTGCCAAAAAAATAATGTTCCTGTACCCAATTTATTTACTGAATTTGGTTCGTTTACAGTTGGTGAAAGTGGTGCTGCTATTTATTCTATTGTTGGACGAAAATTGCAGAACGATAAAGAGCTATGGTATATGATTGATGGCTCTTTTATTACACAATTGCCTGATGCTTGGGGAATTAATCAGAAGTTTATTTTATTGCCTATTAATAATTGGGATAAACCTTATCAAAAAATTCATTTAGGGGGGCTTACTTGCGATAGTTTAGATTATTATAGTACGGAAGCTAATATGTCAGAAGTATTCTTACCTATAGCAGATGAAGATGATGTACAGTATTTAGGATTTTTTCATACTGGAGCATATCAAGAGTCTGTTGGCGGATACGGAGGAGTTCAACACTGTTTAGTACCTGCTCCCAAACATATTATTATTAATAGAGATAAAAAAGGAAATATTAGTACACAATTATTTGCCCCTGAGCAAGATAGCGATTCTATGTTGAAACTCTTAGGGTACAAATAA
- a CDS encoding nuclear pore complex subunit, which translates to MEIINLEGQEDTPKVVLDKDNGIFEISGRSLPEDVSTFYSPVLNWLDKYAAAPNPETSFTFKLEYFNTASSKLILDILSKLEAVGGAKVLWYYHEDDEDMEEAGKEFSDIVDGVPFDFKTY; encoded by the coding sequence ATGGAAATTATTAATTTAGAAGGGCAAGAGGATACACCCAAAGTTGTTTTAGATAAAGATAATGGCATTTTTGAAATATCAGGACGTTCACTACCTGAAGATGTATCAACATTCTATTCACCAGTACTTAATTGGTTGGATAAGTATGCTGCTGCCCCCAACCCTGAAACTTCCTTCACTTTTAAGCTTGAATACTTCAATACAGCTTCTTCTAAACTTATCTTGGATATTCTTTCAAAATTAGAAGCGGTAGGTGGTGCAAAAGTTTTATGGTATTACCACGAAGATGATGAAGATATGGAAGAGGCTGGTAAAGAATTCTCTGATATTGTTGATGGTGTTCCATTCGATTTTAAAACATATTAA
- a CDS encoding ABC transporter: MSEEVLDALTKVFAITTLQDGGTSPKEQSFVEEYFQEVLAQDAIAGYIAKYKEYYEKLWADFGIRVAENEKEIQPGEEEGAPKKITDEERAFQKFSVKLGGLFRKEIAPEKESKLVLSQKILILVRMLELLASDNRITKRRLEVVETSAEYLVKDKKLYKVTSDFVFKTAQELIGQENILTVSSVYIPRTDTIKHIQVERLDGEMIFLRLPDANMYFVKYTGNENIKLNDFLMKPNKIYQFTSGSIIRTQAGNAFYFSDIIANFTSGQQRQKLSFNAVEIEYKFKNGNLGLRGVTVAEGAGNLIGIMGASGAGKTTLLNVLAGLEKPSKGQVLLNGIDIHGETGEAQGVIGYVAQDDLLIEELTVYQNLYYNTKLCFKSFSEKELDERVMKTLEDLGLAHIKHLKVGNVLNKTISGGQRKRLNIALELIREPAVMFLDEPTSGLSSKDSENVLDLLKELSAKGKLIFVVIHQPSSDIFKMFNKLIILDTGGYQAFYGNPVDAVMYFKKQDNQLKADEGQCPSCGNVNPEQIFDIIEARTIDEQGKYTNQRKKTAIQWNELFNKNFSDKVRAVEEHKEKPPKALDLPNKIKQTVIFTVRDFLAKAGNRQYVAINLLEAPLLAFLLAFIIRFENDPLTRGYTYRYNDNMPAYILICVLVALFMGLTVSAEEIIKDRKIQRRESFLNLSRHSYLSSKLIILFTLSAIQTLSFVVIGNAILEIKSMNMLYWFVLFTVSCFANILGLNISATFNSVVTIYITIPLLLIPQMILSGVIFNFDKLNQLVSDRGQVPILADLMVSRWGFEAIAVEQYKNNLYQKPYFEFEKEESIADYRRNFWVDAMRNTLTKTNNLFNNQSDSAKRIVKSNLDLLANEVRREKLIDAQTAYSKANRPKLYQYANIAADLAVGRYTPETGEKLKGYLDSVSNYYRDRFTAANKLKNDNQEYREQQVKGYKLDVYKNKYFNESLSDLVRNANIRDKVLEYRGGFLQQIDPIFQDPLLPANALDYRTQFLAPSKHLFGIRFGTYYFNIAVMWAMSIILYFTLYYETFKKGFNISLTSLFSKKNKSKVKK, from the coding sequence ATGAGTGAAGAAGTCTTAGATGCTCTAACCAAAGTTTTTGCCATTACTACTTTGCAAGATGGAGGCACATCACCAAAAGAGCAAAGTTTTGTGGAAGAGTATTTCCAAGAGGTACTCGCTCAAGATGCTATTGCAGGATATATTGCAAAGTATAAAGAGTATTACGAAAAACTTTGGGCTGATTTTGGAATCAGGGTTGCAGAAAACGAAAAAGAAATTCAGCCTGGTGAGGAAGAAGGTGCTCCAAAAAAAATTACTGATGAAGAAAGAGCTTTCCAAAAGTTTTCTGTAAAACTTGGAGGATTGTTCAGAAAAGAAATTGCACCAGAGAAAGAAAGTAAATTAGTATTAAGTCAAAAAATCCTCATTTTGGTAAGAATGTTGGAGCTATTAGCCTCCGATAATCGTATCACCAAAAGACGATTAGAAGTTGTTGAAACTTCAGCAGAGTATCTTGTTAAAGACAAAAAACTCTATAAAGTTACTAGTGACTTTGTATTCAAGACTGCTCAAGAACTGATAGGACAAGAAAATATCTTGACTGTAAGTTCTGTTTACATCCCTCGTACAGATACCATCAAGCATATTCAGGTTGAGCGTTTGGATGGAGAAATGATATTTCTCCGATTACCAGATGCTAATATGTATTTCGTGAAATATACAGGTAACGAAAACATTAAGCTCAACGACTTCTTGATGAAGCCTAATAAAATTTATCAGTTTACTTCTGGTAGTATCATCAGAACACAAGCTGGTAATGCTTTTTATTTCAGTGATATTATTGCAAACTTCACTTCAGGGCAACAAAGACAAAAACTTTCGTTCAATGCAGTTGAAATTGAATATAAGTTCAAAAATGGTAATTTAGGTTTGCGTGGTGTAACTGTTGCAGAAGGAGCAGGAAACCTCATTGGTATTATGGGGGCAAGTGGGGCAGGAAAAACCACCTTATTAAATGTATTAGCAGGATTAGAAAAACCATCTAAAGGACAAGTTCTACTAAATGGAATAGACATACATGGTGAAACTGGAGAAGCTCAAGGAGTAATTGGTTATGTGGCTCAAGATGATCTTCTTATAGAAGAGCTTACAGTTTATCAAAACTTATATTATAATACAAAACTTTGCTTTAAGAGTTTTTCTGAAAAAGAATTAGATGAAAGGGTCATGAAAACCCTTGAAGATTTAGGTTTGGCTCATATTAAGCACCTCAAAGTAGGAAATGTTTTGAATAAAACCATTAGTGGTGGTCAGAGAAAAAGATTAAATATTGCTTTGGAGCTTATTCGTGAGCCTGCAGTAATGTTTTTGGATGAACCTACTTCTGGATTATCTTCAAAAGACTCTGAAAATGTACTCGATTTGCTCAAAGAACTTTCTGCAAAAGGAAAGTTAATATTCGTGGTTATTCATCAGCCATCATCTGATATATTCAAGATGTTTAATAAACTAATTATCTTGGATACAGGTGGTTATCAGGCATTCTACGGTAATCCAGTGGATGCTGTAATGTACTTTAAAAAACAGGATAACCAACTAAAAGCAGATGAAGGACAATGCCCTAGCTGTGGTAACGTAAATCCTGAACAAATTTTTGACATCATTGAAGCTCGTACCATTGATGAACAAGGGAAATATACGAATCAGCGTAAGAAAACAGCTATCCAATGGAATGAACTATTTAATAAAAACTTTAGTGATAAAGTAAGGGCTGTTGAAGAACATAAAGAAAAACCACCTAAAGCTTTAGATCTACCTAATAAGATAAAACAAACTGTAATTTTTACAGTGAGAGATTTCTTAGCAAAAGCAGGAAATAGACAATATGTGGCTATCAACTTGTTGGAAGCACCTCTTTTAGCGTTTTTATTAGCTTTTATTATTCGTTTCGAAAATGACCCTCTCACAAGAGGTTATACATATCGTTATAATGACAATATGCCTGCATATATATTAATATGTGTGCTCGTAGCATTGTTTATGGGTCTTACTGTTAGTGCTGAGGAGATTATCAAAGACAGAAAAATTCAGAGAAGGGAATCTTTCCTGAATTTAAGTAGGCATAGTTATTTGTCTTCAAAGCTGATTATTCTATTTACCCTTTCTGCAATTCAAACACTTAGTTTTGTGGTTATTGGCAATGCAATATTAGAAATAAAATCTATGAACATGCTGTACTGGTTTGTATTATTTACAGTATCATGTTTTGCCAATATTTTAGGTTTAAATATTTCTGCAACATTCAACTCTGTTGTAACAATCTATATTACAATACCTTTGTTATTAATCCCTCAAATGATTTTGAGTGGTGTTATATTTAACTTCGATAAACTCAATCAGTTGGTGAGTGATAGAGGGCAAGTGCCTATATTAGCTGACTTGATGGTATCTCGGTGGGGGTTTGAAGCCATTGCTGTAGAGCAATACAAAAACAATTTATATCAAAAGCCTTATTTTGAGTTTGAAAAAGAAGAAAGTATTGCAGACTACCGTAGAAACTTTTGGGTAGATGCCATGAGAAATACGCTTACCAAGACAAATAATTTGTTCAATAATCAGTCTGATTCTGCAAAAAGAATAGTAAAGTCTAATTTAGACTTATTGGCAAATGAAGTAAGAAGAGAAAAACTAATAGATGCACAAACAGCGTATTCCAAAGCAAATAGACCCAAATTGTATCAATATGCCAATATTGCAGCAGATTTGGCAGTGGGACGATATACTCCAGAAACAGGAGAAAAGCTCAAAGGATATTTAGATTCTGTAAGTAATTATTATAGAGATAGATTTACTGCTGCAAATAAACTCAAAAATGATAATCAAGAATATAGGGAACAGCAGGTAAAAGGTTATAAATTAGATGTTTATAAAAATAAATACTTTAACGAAAGCCTTTCTGATCTTGTTCGAAATGCCAATATTCGAGATAAAGTTTTAGAATATAGAGGAGGATTTTTACAACAAATAGACCCAATATTCCAAGACCCATTATTACCTGCTAATGCATTAGACTATAGAACACAGTTTCTTGCTCCTAGCAAACATCTATTTGGCATACGTTTTGGCACTTACTATTTTAATATTGCAGTAATGTGGGCAATGTCAATTATATTGTATTTTACATTATACTATGAGACATTTAAAAAAGGCTTTAATATTTCTCTAACATCTTTGTTCTCAAAGAAAAATAAATCAAAGGTGAAAAAGTAA
- a CDS encoding metal-dependent hydrolase — protein sequence MLTATYELNNQNYTFDLKKPIDISIPIREGQDNPNCYYAKSPIFETIRSGSFVGSVVLGGSCNYQQITLTPHGNGTHTECYGHISADGATINQHLHDFFALALLITIEPKEQKGDSVIFWEDIATKIPSDLPLEAIIIRTLPNFTGKKTRNYNETNPPYLEYQIGKELAKRNVKHLLVDLPSVDREVDGGKLLMHKAFWQYPNNIRTDATITELVYVEDYILDDIYLLNLQIISLEADACPSKPILYPIKK from the coding sequence ATGCTTACAGCTACTTATGAGCTTAACAATCAAAATTATACTTTTGATTTAAAAAAACCTATTGATATTTCTATTCCTATCAGAGAAGGTCAAGATAATCCTAATTGTTATTATGCTAAAAGTCCTATTTTTGAAACCATCCGTTCAGGTAGCTTTGTTGGAAGTGTTGTTTTAGGTGGTAGCTGTAATTATCAGCAAATTACACTTACTCCACATGGTAATGGCACTCATACAGAATGTTATGGGCATATATCAGCAGATGGAGCTACTATTAATCAGCATTTACATGATTTTTTTGCACTTGCTCTTTTAATAACTATAGAACCCAAAGAACAAAAAGGTGATTCTGTTATTTTTTGGGAAGATATAGCTACAAAAATTCCATCAGATTTACCTTTAGAAGCAATTATCATTAGGACTTTACCAAATTTCACAGGTAAAAAAACAAGAAATTATAATGAGACGAATCCTCCTTATTTAGAATACCAAATTGGAAAAGAATTGGCTAAAAGAAATGTAAAGCATCTTTTAGTAGATTTACCTTCTGTGGATAGAGAAGTGGATGGTGGAAAATTACTTATGCATAAGGCTTTTTGGCAATACCCAAACAATATACGTACTGATGCCACTATCACAGAATTAGTTTATGTGGAAGATTATATTTTAGATGACATTTATCTACTTAATTTACAGATTATTAGTTTAGAAGCGGATGCTTGTCCAAGTAAACCTATTTTATACCCTATTAAAAAATAA
- a CDS encoding AMP-dependent synthetase: protein MIEKFYHWEKTTPNKVFLRQPYGKTWKDYTFAEVGVQARKLAAWIRQNFPPRTHIGLVSKNHSFWMISDLAIMMADCVSVPFFPTLNAEQINQVLTHSDCQLLLVGKLDDWNGMKGGIPSSVKTLALPDSPAKELPQWETVLEDITPLQENTKPNIDDIFTVIYTSGTTGMPKGAMLTYFATAMATEVNLEFMQLNHDDNRFFSYLPLSHIAERCFTEIFSIQCGGTVSFVESLDTFAQNLKDTQPTHFLAVPRIWTKFQMGILSKMPQKKLNLLLSIPIISSLVKKKIKEGLGLSQGRLVVTGAAPMPASMLSWFHKLGVRIQEVYGMTENHAAGSIMREHNMKIGTVGQSFPGVEVRIDPDNGEIQMRSPWIMKGYYKDPQKTNEVLDPEGWLHTGDMGELDSQGFLKITGRVKDTFKTTKGEFIVPAPIEWGFATSHFIEQICVTGRTLDQPVALVVLSELGLKASKAEVNANLQEICKEVNAGLANYAKIDKIIVTKDAWTVDNGILTPTLKIKRNILEDRYTKLLEKSAGSKEIVIWE from the coding sequence TTGATAGAAAAGTTCTATCATTGGGAGAAAACCACTCCTAATAAGGTTTTTCTAAGACAACCTTATGGTAAAACATGGAAAGATTATACTTTTGCAGAAGTTGGTGTACAAGCAAGAAAATTAGCTGCATGGATTCGCCAAAATTTTCCGCCAAGAACTCATATTGGATTGGTTTCCAAAAATCATAGTTTTTGGATGATTAGTGATTTGGCTATTATGATGGCTGATTGTGTTTCTGTACCTTTTTTCCCTACTCTTAATGCAGAACAAATCAATCAGGTATTAACTCATAGTGATTGTCAATTACTTTTAGTGGGTAAATTGGATGATTGGAATGGTATGAAAGGAGGTATCCCCTCTTCTGTAAAAACTTTAGCATTACCAGATAGCCCAGCTAAAGAACTTCCACAATGGGAAACTGTTTTGGAAGATATTACCCCACTCCAAGAAAATACTAAGCCCAATATAGATGATATTTTCACTGTTATTTATACATCTGGAACAACAGGAATGCCGAAAGGAGCCATGCTAACATACTTTGCAACAGCCATGGCTACAGAAGTAAATTTAGAGTTTATGCAACTTAATCATGATGATAATAGGTTTTTTTCGTATTTACCTTTATCTCATATTGCTGAACGTTGTTTTACTGAAATATTTAGTATACAATGTGGAGGGACAGTTTCTTTTGTTGAATCTCTTGATACATTTGCTCAAAATCTGAAAGATACTCAGCCTACACATTTCTTGGCTGTTCCTCGTATTTGGACAAAATTCCAGATGGGTATTCTCTCTAAAATGCCTCAGAAAAAGTTGAATCTATTACTTAGCATCCCTATTATTTCAAGTCTTGTAAAGAAAAAAATAAAAGAAGGTTTGGGTTTATCACAAGGGCGTTTGGTTGTAACAGGTGCTGCTCCTATGCCTGCTTCTATGTTAAGTTGGTTTCATAAACTGGGTGTTAGAATACAAGAGGTATACGGTATGACTGAAAACCATGCAGCGGGAAGTATTATGCGAGAACATAATATGAAAATAGGAACAGTAGGACAATCTTTTCCTGGTGTAGAAGTACGAATAGATCCTGATAATGGAGAAATACAGATGAGATCTCCTTGGATTATGAAAGGCTATTATAAAGACCCTCAAAAAACAAACGAAGTATTAGATCCAGAAGGCTGGTTACATACTGGCGATATGGGAGAGCTTGATAGTCAAGGATTTTTAAAAATCACAGGACGTGTAAAAGATACTTTTAAAACGACCAAAGGAGAGTTTATTGTACCCGCTCCTATTGAATGGGGTTTTGCAACCAGTCATTTTATAGAACAAATTTGTGTAACAGGACGTACCTTAGACCAACCTGTCGCTTTGGTTGTACTTTCAGAGTTAGGATTAAAAGCCTCTAAAGCTGAAGTAAATGCAAACCTTCAAGAAATATGTAAAGAAGTAAATGCTGGACTTGCTAATTATGCTAAAATAGATAAAATTATTGTTACTAAAGATGCTTGGACTGTGGATAATGGCATTTTAACACCTACTCTCAAAATTAAGAGAAATATATTGGAAGACAGATATACTAAACTTCTTGAGAAATCGGCTGGTAGCAAAGAAATAGTTATTTGGGAATAA